Below is a genomic region from Candidatus Thermodiscus eudorianus.
CACGGGCATACCAGCCGAAGAGGAGATAAGGGGGTTCGTAGAAACCCTACTCAGGATCAGCGAAGGCGACTCGGGGCTAGAAGACTCCACAAAAGCCATACTCGCCAATCTACGCAAAGAAGTCTATATAGAAACCATAGTGACCCCTTCATGCCCCTACTGCCCCTACGCAGTACTGCTAGCCAACATGTTCGCCTATGAAGCATACAAACAAGGCTCCAAGAAAGTGATCTCGGACACTGTAGAGGCCTATGAAAACCCAGACATAGCCGACGGCTATGGCGTGCACAGCGTACCCGCAATAGCCATAAACAAGATCCTAGCCTTCATCGGAGTACCCTACGAGGAGGACTTCATCCGCTATGTAAAAGCAGCGTCGGAAGGGAAGCTAGAGGAACTAGTGCTGAAGGAATACGGCGATGCTACATCCTTCTAGACCGCTTCCTAAATCTGAAAAATACACCCTTTCTAACTAATTTCACCACCGCATAACCTACGAAGCCGGGTGCCAGAGGCAACCTGAGGAAATCGACCGCAACGGGAATATCAACGCTATCCAAAGGGCCTCTGACAATAGCCACGTTAGAGTTGGCGGGCAGCCTAGCCTCGCCGACCCCAGGCGAATCCAAGGGATTATACATTGATAAAGCCATCTCACCCTCCTCCATGGCATTCATAATCATGATAGCACCCGAGCTAGACCTAAGATTCCCGAGCCCATCCTCGGGCGCATCAACCGGAATCCACCTGGGAAGTAAATCTTCGAGGAAAATCCTATAAGCTACAGATTCGCCGCCAAGCGCTATTCTAAGCGAGCCCATAGCGCGGACAGTCAGCTTGCCGGGGCCCAACTCTACGACGACCCCGTTCCTAGAGGTCAACGCTATCTTACTCCACAATCCTATGACCAGGGCTGGCACGGGACCTAGCCGTAGAGTCTCGCCTTTAAGCCTAAACCTGTAGTACCATGAGGGATAGAGAATGGAAACCCTGTAATCATAGTACGGAGTATGGATCTCTATAACACATTCGCTCCCGTCGCCCCAGAAGACACCGCCCTTCCTATCTAGGTATCCGTGGCACGAGTCGACGGCTATACGCGATAAACCCCGTGGTAAAGCCTGTTTCTCCCCTATGAGCTTGAAGACGCCCAGTGATGCACTGCCGGCTTTAGAGGTGTTTGAAACCCTGTGACAGGTGCCTGGCTTGACGGCGCGTAGAGGAGGGAGGGGGCCCGTGTAGATGGTTCTCTCCAATTCCAAGTCGTAGATACAGCCTGGAGGTCCCTCGTTATCTATTCCTATGCGTAGGGGTGTGAGTGGATCCCACGAGAAAGGGTTCACATAGGCTCTGGTAAGCTCTGTTTCAAGGCTCTTTGAGAGCCCCTCTATGGCGCTCCAGGGCTGATAGTATGGGAGGGGCTCCGTATAGTATCCTATATCCGGGTCTTCAATGAGTTCCGCCTCCAGTCCACCACTATTGATGCGAACCGGGTAGATTCCACAGCAAGTCCAGGTAAGACCTGTAGAGGCCTCTACTTCGATACTACCTCTTCCGTGTAACAATAGTAATGGCTG
It encodes:
- a CDS encoding thioredoxin family protein, with the translated sequence MSARKYYTLDLSEEFRRDLRETLEDMIDPVEINVFIDDNCETCEDTVALIKAFEEEAPVRDGKKLITVKIYNRSNPSHQEEFKRQRVERVPTVTLIEGYIKYTGIPAEEEIRGFVETLLRISEGDSGLEDSTKAILANLRKEVYIETIVTPSCPYCPYAVLLANMFAYEAYKQGSKKVISDTVEAYENPDIADGYGVHSVPAIAINKILAFIGVPYEEDFIRYVKAASEGKLEELVLKEYGDATSF